In the genome of Octopus bimaculoides isolate UCB-OBI-ISO-001 chromosome 24, ASM119413v2, whole genome shotgun sequence, the window GACAgttgcaacaggaagggcatctggctgtaggaaaatctgcctcaataaactccgtcCAGCCCATGTAAAAGTGAacgctaaaatgatgatgatggtggtgattgaggTATAAAAATGCCTTTGAATTGTGAAAATAAGCCTCATTATTTTTTGTAGATTAAACTCACCGAAACATTTTAATTACAAGAAAAAACTGgaggaagcttttttttttttctatttacaaaagaaaagttCATGTTTTCAATCTAAAGATATGTTAAAcaatttctttacaaaatttcCACCACATGTTTATTGAGCAGGAATTAGTGCCCCTCCTCCACCATAAAAAGCTGACTAAGAATGCTCTCTTCAATTCATTATATTCTGGCAACTCCACTAGCATAACCACAAATCGCGTCATTCCCTACCAACAAAATccaatcattatcaccaccatcactgctcaTCTCGAAATATCCTTTCACTGTAGTTTTGCTTCACGAGAGAAGCTTTGCTTCGAGCTATTTACCATGACAAGCCAACCATTAAATTGCTCTAGTAATTACAGCTAATTACTACAGCAGCATCACAAGCcttgcgtgtttctgtgtgtatacacacacaagccttatatatatgtatgttttaccttAACTTCCTGCAACAGCTGTTCTCACCCTTGCCCTGAAACCTAACATTGAGGaagtttaaatgtttttgtttcaaataatgatgttattttcGTTATAGACACTCAACAAAATTCATGTTCACAGTTCAGCTGAgtgcaacattttaaaatttgtttttgaggctacattttgaaattcaaatcttaccaaaatcaactttgtttttcatccaccCCACTGGGGATTGATGAAATCAAAAGTAACAGTCAATTACTGGGATTAATGCCATGCTTTTGAAGAGCTAAAATACATCCTTGTTATCTTTTGAAGATTAAGCCTCTTCAAAACTTTTTAATTACAAGGTATCTTTGAATAAAATATGTGGGCGAGTTCCTCATCTTTTCAGGATTGGTAAACTGCAACTCAAGCAAGTAAAATCCTAGCTGGTGATTGGAGAAGGAGGCTGTCCTCTCAACCAATATGCTGTTGTGGCTGCTGCTGGATGACAGactctggtgatgatgttattccacCTTTCCAATCCATGGTGCTGGCCTTAGCATGCATGAGGTCAAAGCTTCAGGTCTTCCTAAATTTGTTTTGCCCGTGTCTTCTTCAGTGCATGGGTTGCTGTTGCAGATGACcctggaatctcctgcaactcttctggacagtttccttctctaagttggtgaatgctgccataatccttgccttcagttcaactttggtgttacaaggagttttgttggtctttcgctcAACTGCACCGCACActtaataatcaagggggttgcagtctggggagttaggtggccagatgttaggggtgatgtggttgcagaaattgtctgacacccATGACTTGGTTCTCCTACTTATGTAGCATAGtgcagtcctgttgccagacatagggtcttccagcagtcaccctgttgacccagggcagtactaccttctccaggcacttgatgtaggcttccatgttgagtgtgaggccatgtaggaagatgaatggaggcataatgtcaccatcactagtgatcactccaaaccccatgatgttgactggatgtttgattatCACTCTCAGcatatgttttggggacatggtaagccaatggttgttctCTGTGTTCACCATGTTTGTATTGGAATTTCTGCCACAAATGCaaagtagtacagcatgttgtttccaaatttctgacagagtgaattgtgtcatggtactgtttttctcacagacggtgcctaactgaccctactatactgtacagtcaacaaaatcaaaaacaaagaatgtgcatggacgaaattaaaatataaaatggcaacaatttacccatcgcaccctgtatacatatatatatatatatccattttaaaGTGATTGTTGAGGGCTGTAACATACACAACAGtttgttgattttctttgttggtgtgtgtgtgtgccccataATGAAAGATCACAATAGATGAAAAGATACTGTGAAGCCTGTCCAGCCATGTCAGCAGAGGGAAACATGCataaaaagaaagatgatgatattgatgcaTGTTTGCATCAGCTGCAAAGTACACGCATACAACAAAATATCTGGAACATCAAATGCCTGTTATAAGCCCTAAAAGTTTTTAAGATCACATAAGGATTTCTAAAACAGGAACAAGgatagttagataaatacatCCTCTTACTTGATTTTATTGATCCTCTACTCCCCCCATGGGAATAAAAGTCAAAACTGatcttggtaagatttgaactcagaatgtaaacagatgtaactaaatacagcaaTTTACTGTTATAGTGTTTTTAACATATCTACAAGGTCACAATTCTTGGCAAATAATAAAGTTTAATTATATCAACACTAGTGTGTGACTGATATCTAAATGAttctggagagatgaaaggcaaaagtgatctcagtgtgatttgaaaagaaaaaaaaagtcagagGAATATGAGTGAACTGTGCAGGGCTTTGTGTCTCCCactataaaatatagtaccatatttatgtatatgctccACTAAGTATGGATACTGAAAACCTGGTAAAAGATATCTCttacatataaaacacaaacTTTTCTTCAGTAAATTATGTGGAAAAAGTGTTTAATCTAATTAATTGTAATTGCTACATAAAGTACATTGTAAAAGTTTACGAgttctaaacaaaacaaacttgAAAGTGGTCTTTAAGCTTTACTGATGCAGGCCAAAAATGTGCGTCTGCTGTAAAATCAgcattgaaaaaaataatgtttcttgTAGAGAGTTAGTTTCATTTTGATAATGATTTAAGTTTTTACTCAATTTtacaattcagttttttttttaatgatgcacACACAGTTGTGTTACCCAAGGAGAACAAAGTATTTACTAAGCttgcatttgacagatatttgtcctcatcttgtttgttgttaacataacgtttcgactgatataccctccagccttcatcgggtgtcttggggaaatttcgaacctgggttctcattcctaaggtatttttcgatgttattattattattcaggttcgatttcaggcagtgacctgaataataataacaacaacattgaaaaataccttaggaatgagaacccaggttcaaaatttccccaagacacctgatgaaggctagagggtatatcagccgaaacattgtgttaacaacaaacaagatgaggacaaatatccgtcgaatgtaaataatgtacataattcctcatctcttgaatacaGAActgtatcatatattatatgcaccAACTATTtagtaaaaagcaccctttgaatgttgggcctcatggaggcagtgacaagtaactgagacctttggcaatatgtcatgcttgagaagacccatcaaaacaagtgaaattgtagtcgtggcagatattggtgtcatgcaactgggacgtaaaagcatctactacactctcagagaagatggtgttaggaagggcaagcCGTAGAAACCATctcaaattagattggaacctggtgcagttactcagctttcagtcaaaccatccaatccattccagcatggaaaacatgttaaatgatgatgatgaatatttaggTGTAAAAAATCTAACATAAACTCTGTactacacacaaataaataaggtAGATTCAGTGTCTTGGAACCACAAGCAATTTGATTTATTTGCCTCAGTATTAACACAGAGCTATACAAGCAAATATTGATAGATGCTGCTGATGACTGTTAGTAACAAGAAAGCTgacacttgacctgctagaaatggcaaccaaattaCATCTTGTCTCCAAAAAAAGAttgaacacattagataatgtagttctatatcTTATACTATGTGAAAGAAGCTGATTTCTGTCTGTCACAAGATATAtatgaagggaaagagaaaaagttgttgaaagagaaatacagtgagatatagagtgtgtgaaagaaaggtagataggtagtgttgtcaccatagtaactaataTTACTTTTACTATATAACAGTCTATCAAAAGAAGGTAGATGCATGATTAGCAAATATTTTTACCAGCAGCATAGTGTAAAGACTTAGTCTATACTAAAAGATATGATTGTCACTCTTGCTTCTACATCTGCTCAACCTGGAGTGATCTGTGCTAGAATAAATAACAAGGGAGCCTCTAAATGGTTGCCcaacctactagaaacagcagttaaactaccctcaaatcacattttaccattaaaaaaaaaaaatggaaggacatgtAAGATATCTCAGAAAGACAAAATAACCACACACAAACGTTTTTGATTATAGGCATTTCTGTTTGATGAAGTCTAACAGTCACAACAACTGTTAGAAAACTTTTTTAAACAACTAATTTTACATCAATTATTTTTGCGTTTGTATGGATGGGATGGTTTTCTGGAGTGCAAACTACTTAGCTATGAAAATACAGCAAAATTTGGAATTCAAGGAAACTAACGAAGGTTTGCGTCAGCAGCAATTAATGAAAAAGAGAATGTATGGAATATCAAAtaagtttaactctttagtattcaaattatttattctgtccaatgtaatgcttatttattttcattgttttgaattaatcacacattatcttgtagcttcaaaattttaatgaagtgtttgtctatttttagaatgacattgtaggtttgGTGTGAGAGattggatgtggccagtttgaatatattgaatatttcatttatcattcttTTGATGTCCATTTTACCTGCTAGCatggattaaataaatatatcaaagcaTTGTCTTATagtcagatgcttttcctgtcactaaccttaaGCTCATCTCCAAGATAGTGTTCTACTATTCCAGATATCTTCAAAGGCACAAATCCAACGGAAGATTTGTTGGCAAGGGAAATGACCACAACATTACTGTGTTCAGTGAATTACCTAACATTCAAGGTCCTTGACATTCTTTgaggatgaagaaaagaaatggtgttgttgctttattttgtCTGAGAATCTATAAAATTCGATACATCCAATTAGTGAGTAGGAAGAAAAGCGAGAGAGGAAATGATATTGTTTTGACTATTATCATTTTGTCAGCAACCCAAGTTACAACATTTCACTTCTTAacatctctttctcactttcataCAAAGGGTAAGCGCTTTAGATGTTAGTTTCTTTCCTCATCAAAACAACTCCACTTGCCTTGGCCCCTTCAACTTCTGATGAACTAGTAAGGGTACCGTTATGATCATAGTATGACTTGATcattttaaacctttagcattcagatcacagTCAAATGCagagcttatttattcacactgttttgaattaatcatgcatgatATCATAGCTGCAACAATTTTGATGatgttatcatcaacatttaacacccattttccatgctagcatgggttgaatggcttgATGATGggaactggcaaagccagggtttgcaccaagttccatagtctgttttggcttagtttctacagctggatgtccttcctaacaccaaccacttcacagagtgtactgggtactttttacatggaaccagcacTGATAtcaatgcttttcatgtggcaccttggttttaggatcttaatttttatttctttactgcctacaaggggctacacacagaggggacaaacaaggacagacaaacggattaagtctatatcaaccccagtgcgtaacgggtacttatttaattgaccccgaaaggatgaaaggcaaagtcgacctcggcggaatttgaactcagaacgtagaggcagacgaaataccactaagcatttcgcccggcatgctaacatttctgccagcttgccaccttaaatttAGGATCTTAATTCTGTCAGGATAGGTGGGTCTTCATAATGCTCAGTGTTTTGGGCttggccttcaatactttgtcccatgtcttctagGGTTTTCCTCTTCCATAACTTCCCTCTACCTTAAATGATGAGAAGCCGGATCTGGCTggctgaacataaaacaggtagaatattcaggCCTTGCATAGCTGATTGAGATGTTAAAGGGCGGCAGAGCCCATTCCTCTCCACAGCTGATTTCTATCCGGAGAAAAAGAATTGGCCCTagtatttatcaaccccaaagagatgaaaggtaaaactgaccatgacaggatttgaatGCAGAGTGATAAAAACTGGAatgaatgctgcaaagcattgtAGGCaaaggcatggatgtgtggtaagaagattgcttcccaaccacatcattttgggttcaatcccactgcatggcacctaaggcaaatgtcttctactaaagcccccgGGCCAATTGAAGTTTTGCAAGaggatttcatcatcatttaacagccattCTCCATTTAAGTGTAATATcataatattacattttaattcattttaaagttaataggagtggctgtgtggtaagtagcttgcttaccaaccacatggttctgggttcagtgccactgtgtggcaccttgggcaggtgtcttctactatagcctcgggccgaccaaagccttgagactggatttggtagacggaaactgaaagaagcccgtcgtatatatgtatatgtatatatgtgtgtttgtgtgtctgtgtttgtccccccaacatcgcttgacaactgatgctggtgtgtttacgtccctgtaacttagcggtttggcaaaagagaccgatagaataagtactaggcttacaaagaataagtcctggggttgatttgctcaactaaaggcggtgctccagcatggccgcagtcaaatgactgaaacaagtaaaagagtaaaagagttcaaATGGAAGACAAAACCTATACAGGTGCATGTGTAGTCGCCCTGCTCCCAACACTTATCACTCCTTTATCCTCAGTAATCATGTAAAATTTTCCAGTGTTCTCCAGAAGGCAGTTACTACTCACTTTCAGAAGTActgttttcaagaaacaattaaaacaaatgaTCTAACAATCTGAAAAGGATTAAATACAAATGactaaaaaagtagaaaaaaagaaaatcatttaatgAAGATAATGCAACAGAAATTATTTCAAGTGTGGTCTTTCCCATTTTTCAACCTAGTTCTCATGCAGCACCATCACCTCAGTTCTCTCACACCACTCTCCATCACTACAGAATACTCACCCCAGCTTCCACTCATCATAGCTCATACTCAAAACTATCATTCTAGCTCCTACTCATTTGCCACTCGTTTCAACTTCCACTCATCCTAACACCTCCTACTCACTACCACAACCCATCTCTACTATCCTGACCCTTCAACTCAAGAACAATCATCTAAGTTTCCACTCACCACTACTCCACATCATAGCTCTCACTCAGCACCCATTCACTTACTATTCAAGGCCACTTATCTTCACTcacatttaccaccaccaccaccccacctaTCCCTCACTGCATTCAGGCCTCAATGTTTATATGTACCAATAATCCCCAGTGATCACTAGCAAACCGATGACATTTTGGAATGCGTTCAAGACCAACAAGTTCAAAGTATACAGGCTTCAAACCCTTTGGCTGAGAATTACGCATATAGATGCGATCAAACCGGCACCTCGGCTTAAATTTGCCCTCAAAGCCTTTGTTATCATTCCGCTGAGTATCCCACGTGAACTTTGCCTCTGGACGTTTCCCTGTTGCCTCCCAAACATCAGTCACTTGGTTTGGAATTCCTCCCACATTCACCAACTgcatagaaagagaaataaattatataaatttagagaagaataatatatatgaaatagaataagcagaacaagagaAGACATGTGAGACATGAGAGTGTTGAAGAGATCACTAAATGTacgatgaaagaactttgacaaagaaactaaaataataataataatcctttctacaataggcacaagtcctgaaattttgtggggaggagataagtttattatatcaaccccagtgtttcactgatacttaatttatcaaccctgaaaggatgaaaggtaaagtcgacctcagcacaatttgaactcagaacgtaaagacaagcgaaatactgctaaacatttcacccagcatgcttacgattctgtcagctcaccgccttaataacaacaataataaagctgaagtgaagaccaactatatagtgtgtgtgtttaattggcaaaatatgaccaccCACAAgcataacaatatttgtttcaacacatgattttaCATCAAGAAacatgcaaaacaaatacataaaggtgtatgtgtgtgtgtatatatataaacataattaagggatcagcaaatatttgcttcaccatataccgaagttcagaaatagcagctaaggacagttagactggctgaccgaggtggattcggttatgctttcagatcTGTGTCGGTGTAGAATGTTACTCGTTCATGcttgcacagtttgctagcatagtcaaatttactgcTGGAATACAGTATTGATGACGGAAATTGAGTATcaatcataatccagaaacgcatCTACTGTTAACtttcggaatggttagtttttcattgtttttttcttcttgtttttgcctttgtgagttacaagtgatgctatctgtgggattctcagcttttttagctgctatttctgaacttcggtatatggtgaagcaaatatttgctgatccgtTAATTATGTTTATAANNNNNNNNNNNNNNNNNNNNNNNNNNNNNNNNNNNNNNNNNNNNNNNNNNNNNNNNNNNNNNNNNNNNNNNNNNNNNNNNNNNNNNNNNNNNNNNNNNNNNNNNNNNNNNNNNNNNNNNNNNNNNNNNNNNNNNNNNNNNNNNNNNNNNNNNNNNNNNNNNNNNNNNNNNNNNNNNNNNNNNNNNNNNNNNNNNNNNNNNNNNNNNNNNNNNNNNNNNNNNNNNNNNNNNNNNNNNNNNNNNNNNNNNNNNNNNNNNNNNNNNNNNNNNNNNNNNNNNNNNNNNNNNNNNNNNNNNNNNNNNNNNNNNNNNNNNNNNNNNNNNNNNNNNNNNNNNNNNNNNNNNNNNNNNNNNNNNNNNNNNNNNNNNNNNNNNNNNNNNNNNNNNNNNNNNNNNNNNNNNNNNNNNNNNNNNNNNNNNNNNNNNNNNNNNNNNNNNNNNNNNNNNNNNNNNNNNNNNNNNNNNNNNNNNNNNNNNNNNNNNNNNNNNNNNNNNNNNNNNNNNNNNNNNNNNNNNNNNNNNNNNNNNNNNNNNNNNNNNNNNNNNNNNNNNNNNNNNNNNNNNNNNNNNNNNNNNNNNNNNNNNNNNNNNNNNNNNNNNNNNNNNNNNNNNNNNNNNNNNNNNNNNNNNNNNNNNNNNNNNNNNNNNNNNNNNNNNNNNNNNNNNNNNNNNNNNNNNNNNNNNNNNNNNNNNNNNNNNNNNNNNNNNNNNNNNNNNNNNNNNNNNNNNNNNNNNNNNNNNNNNNNNNNNNNNNNNNNNNNNNNNNNNNNNNNNNNNNNNNNNNNNNNNNNNNNNNNNNNNNNNNNNNNNNNNNNNNNNNNNNNNNNNNNNNNNNNNNNNNNNNNNNNNNNNNNNNNNNNNNNNNNNNNNNNNNNNNNNNNNNNNNNNNNNNNNNNNNNNNNNNNNNNNNNNNNNNNNNNNNNNNNNNNNNNNNNNNNNNNNNNNNNNNNNNNNNNNNNNNNNNNNNNNNNNNNNNNNNNNNNNNNNNNNNNNNNNNNNNNNNNNNNNNNNNNNNNNNNNNNNNNNNNNNNNNNNNNNNNNNNNNNNNNNNNNNNNNNNNNNNNNNNNNNNNNNNNNNNNNNNNNNNNNNNNNNNNNNNNNNNNNNNNNNNNNNNNNNNNNNNNNNNNNNNNNNNNNNNNNNNNNNNNNNNNNNNNNNNNNNNNNNNNNNNNNNNNNNNNNNNNNNNNNNNNNNNNNNNNNNNNNNNNNNNNNNNNNNNNNNNNNNNNNNNNNNNNNNNNNNNNNNNNNNNNNNNNNNNNNNNNNNNNNNNNNNNNNNNNNNNNNNNNNNNNNNNNNNNNNNNNNNNNNNNNNNNNNNNNNNNNNNNNNNNNNNNNNNNNNNNNNNNNNNNNNNNNNNNNNNNNNNNNNNNNNNNNNNNNNNNNNNNNNNNNNNNNNNNNNNNNNNNNNNNNNNNNNNNNNNNNNNNNNNNNNNNNNNNNNNNNNNNNNNNNNNNNNNNNNNNNNNNNNNNNNNNNNNNNNNNNNNNNNNNNNNNNNNNNNNNNNNNNNNNNNNNNNNNNNNNNNNNNNNNNNNNNNNNNNNNNNNNNNNNNNNNNNNNNNNNNNNNNNNNNNNNNNNNNNNNNNNNNNNNNNNNNNNNNNNNNNNNNNNNNNNNNNNNNNNNNNNNNNNNNNNNNNNNNNNNNNNNNNNNNNNNNNNNNNNNNNNNNNNNNNNNNNNNNNNNNNNNNNNNNNNNNNNNNNNNNNNNNNNNNNNNNNNNNNNNNNNNNNNNNNNNNNNNNNNNNNNNNNNNNNNNNNNNNNNNNNNNNNNNNNNNNNNNNNNNNNNNNNNNNNNNNNNNNNNNNNNNNNNNNNNNNNNNNNNNNNNNNNNNNNNNNNNNNNNNNNNNNNNNNNNNNNNNNNNNNNNNNNNNNNNNNNNNNNNNNNNNNNNNNNNNNNNNNNNNNNNNNNNNNNNNNNNNNNNNNNNNNNNNNNNNNNNNNNNNNNNNNNNNNNNNNNNNNNNNNNNNNNNNNNNNNNNNNNNNNNNNNNNNNNNNNNNNNNNNNNNNNNNNNNNNNNNNNNNNNNNNNNNNNNNNNNNNNNNNNNNNNNNNNNNNNNNNNNNNNNNNNNNNNNNNNNNNNNNNNNNNNNNNNNNNNNNNNNNNNNNNNNNNNNNNNNNNNNNNNNNNNNNNNNNNNNNNNNNNNNNNNNNNNNNNNNNNNNNNNNNNNNNNNNNNNNNNNNNNNNNNNNNNNNNNNNNNNNNNNNNNNNNNNNNNNNNNNNNNNNNNNNNNNNNNNNNNNNNNNNNNNNNNNNNNNNNNNNNNNNNNNNNNNNNNNNNNNNNNNNNNNNNNNNNNNNNNNNNNNNNNNNNNNNNNNNNNNNNNNNNNNNNNNNNNNNNNNNNNNNNNNNNNNNNNNNNNNNNNNNNNctgacgggtattcacattgacattacacatccaacggagcatactggcttcattccttgcgagcttacgtatgtccgcagcagttacagcccatgtttcactgccatgtagcatggctgttcgtacgcatgcgtcatacagtctgccttttactctgagtgagagtccctttgtcgccagcaggggtaagagctctctaaactttgcccaggctattcttattctagcagctacactttcagcgcacccacccccactactaacttggtcgcccagatagcggaagctatcgactacctctagtttttctccctggaatgagatatgtttacaaaccaaggacgttatatagacctccttgactcaagttcgagaaagggtgcgtattatacacaaggtttaggtttttcagaggtaaagccccctaaaaatcccctgcatattatacttaagggtggactatactcgaggatttacggtatatatattttattgacgaaataaaatagaattaaaaagcaaacaaataccTCTTTCTCTCGTAGGTTCAGATCCCCGCCAAATATCACTGTCCTTTTCTTGTCAGTTTCCAGAACTTTCTTGAAACCAATGTTTAGCTGACGTTGTCTCTCGTTGGCATGGCCAGCCATACTCTCCAGGTGAGTGTTGATTAACAAGACAGGAACATCTTTAATTATGCACTGAACAAAGATAACGGACAACAGAGAAGTCTGTTAGAATACATTTTGGTAAAGTGGGACAATATTTTGACTGTTACATTTAAATTTCGAACCACCACAATGAGGATGCTATttagagaggaaggaaaaagagaaaaggagcaATGatcactgtgtggtaagaagcttgcttcccaaccacatggctccaggttcagtctcactgcatggcaccttggacaaatgtcttctactatagcactaggtcaaccgaagccttgtgaatggattggatagatagagatagaaactgaaagaagcctgtcatatatatgtgtgtgtcccaccaccacttgacaagtggtgttggtgtgtttatatccctgtaacttagtggtttggcaaaagagaccaatgagataagtaccagacttcagaaaaaagtactggggtcaatttgtccaactaaagattcttcaaggcatggctacagtctaataactgaaacaagtaaaagatacgaGACACTAATTAGCTTACCTCTGTCAATAATAGACACCGACTCATGACACTGGAGAAAAATGGGAAGACTTCTTCAGTTTCGGTTCTTACTTCAGACTCCTTCAATAACGTGACAGTGAAATAGCCAACATCACTGGAAGCAGAAACTCGGTAATCAGGACAATATTTCTTCAAAACTACAAGAGATTCTGGCACAACTTCCTGTAGGAAAATGACATGTGGGTTCTCACTGAAAAAAATATGACAGCAaccattataaattttatattataaatacctGAATCTTATGAattatgcaaaacaaatataattaaaaaatcacCAAATAGATTCCTTACACAAGCAATGGCGgtatggtaagatgcttgcttctcaaccacatggttccaggttcagtcccactgtgtggcaccatggaaacagaaagaagcccgtcgtgtgtatctatgtgtatttgtgtttgttcccctgccattgcttgacaaccggtgttggtgtgtttacgtccccataacttagcggtccagcaaaagagactgacagaataagtactaggcttacaaagaataagtcttgggggttgatttcttcaactaaaaactcttagGCAcagctgcagcatggccgcagtcaaatgattgaagcaagtaaaagaattaccAAAATAAAGACAGACCCAAGCCATGACTTTTTGgtcatttacaaaaagaaaaaaaaaaccccattagtTTTGCTCTGAAGGTTTTAAATATCTTATAGAAAACACTATAATCCTTTaatttggaacaaggccagcaattttgaggagagggtagtagttgattacatcaaccccagt includes:
- the LOC106871667 gene encoding tyrosyl-DNA phosphodiesterase 2 encodes the protein MSDSSEEDESQLPSGAECKERCDEFVKLTGTDSALAMFYLQNCSWDLQCAVNFYFEKNGGENTNKNSTSDSKETPKNTPKHPQENNAINSSKKKRKRVSLEPQGLLQNAAISEDKRIRLLSWNIDGLDTNNLKRRTKAVCQVIANENPHVIFLQEVVPESLVVLKKYCPDYRVSASSDVGYFTVTLLKESEVRTETEEVFPFFSSVMSRCLLLTECIIKDVPVLLINTHLESMAGHANERQRQLNIGFKKVLETDKKRTVIFGGDLNLREKELVNVGGIPNQVTDVWEATGKRPEAKFTWDTQRNDNKGFEGKFKPRCRFDRIYMRNSQPKGLKPVYFELVGLERIPKCHRFASDHWGLLVHINIEA